In the genome of Gordonia rubripertincta, one region contains:
- a CDS encoding adenylate/guanylate cyclase domain-containing protein translates to MPEDAPSLTADDANEPRYTRNELIAELGIESDFAEKAWNAFGFVRRSTSDKVASESDVAALRMFAASSAAMPESTQIAMARAIGQTMSRLADWQADQLREIADDPDIPWSLDQMSAALGQVQQLIWRRHMALALERHADHSADEQFDLIVGFADIVGYTSLSRRIDLADLEALLGSFEDDTFDVVVDHGGRVVKTLGDAVMFTFEDAHAAAAAAIRIHELSENDHLPPLRVGLARGPVLTRLGDVFGETVNIASRLASSARPGTTLIDDTIADEISADDRFYLKSMPSLRVRGYKHLKARVLESHRDGPLND, encoded by the coding sequence ATGCCGGAAGACGCCCCCTCTCTCACCGCCGACGATGCCAACGAACCCCGCTACACGCGCAACGAACTGATCGCCGAGCTCGGCATCGAATCGGATTTCGCGGAGAAAGCGTGGAACGCTTTCGGTTTCGTGCGACGCTCGACCAGCGACAAGGTCGCCTCCGAGAGTGACGTCGCCGCGCTCCGCATGTTCGCCGCGTCGTCGGCGGCGATGCCGGAGTCGACTCAGATCGCGATGGCACGAGCGATCGGCCAGACCATGTCGCGTCTGGCCGACTGGCAGGCCGACCAACTTCGCGAGATCGCCGACGACCCCGACATCCCCTGGTCCCTCGACCAGATGAGTGCCGCGCTGGGCCAGGTCCAGCAGCTCATCTGGCGACGCCACATGGCACTGGCGTTGGAACGCCACGCTGATCACTCCGCGGATGAACAGTTCGATCTGATCGTCGGATTCGCCGACATCGTCGGGTACACGAGCCTCTCGCGCCGTATCGATCTGGCCGACCTCGAAGCTCTTCTCGGGTCTTTCGAGGACGACACCTTCGACGTCGTCGTCGATCATGGCGGTCGCGTGGTCAAGACTCTCGGCGACGCGGTGATGTTCACGTTCGAGGATGCTCATGCCGCGGCGGCGGCAGCGATCCGAATCCACGAACTGTCCGAGAACGACCATCTGCCGCCGCTCCGCGTCGGACTCGCGCGCGGTCCGGTGTTGACACGTCTCGGCGACGTCTTCGGCGAAACCGTCAACATCGCCTCCCGGCTGGCGAGTTCGGCCCGGCCCGGCACCACTCTCATCGATGACACCATCGCCGACGAGATCAGCGCCGACGACCGGTTCTACCTCAAATCGATGCCTTCCCTGCGAGTCCGGGGATACAAGCACCTCAAGGCGCGCGTGCTTGAAAGCCATCGCGACGGCCCGCTCAACGACTGA